In the Coleofasciculus chthonoplastes PCC 7420 genome, one interval contains:
- a CDS encoding YebC/PmpR family DNA-binding transcriptional regulator, with protein sequence MAGHSKWANIKRQKARVDAAKGKTFAKLSREIIVAARSGVPDPNGNFRLRTAIEKAKAAGIPNDNIDRAIAKGSGQFDSGSDNLEEIRYEGYGPGGVAILIEALTDNRNRTAADLRSAFTKNGGNLGETGCVSWMFEQKGVVTVAGEVSEDRLLEASLAGGAETYEWIEDDEEPGVEVVTEVTNLEHLNQTLQDQGFSVCDAELRWIPGNSVEITDPDVARSLLKLMDALDELDDVQNVTANFEMADDLVSLTMA encoded by the coding sequence ATGGCAGGACACAGTAAGTGGGCAAATATTAAGCGCCAGAAGGCGAGAGTGGACGCAGCGAAGGGGAAAACCTTTGCCAAACTCTCACGGGAGATCATTGTAGCTGCCCGTAGTGGCGTTCCTGACCCGAATGGGAATTTCCGGTTACGCACCGCGATTGAGAAGGCGAAGGCGGCGGGTATTCCCAATGATAATATTGACCGGGCGATCGCGAAAGGGTCAGGTCAGTTTGATAGTGGTAGCGACAACCTGGAAGAGATTCGCTATGAGGGCTATGGTCCGGGAGGTGTGGCGATTCTGATTGAAGCCCTTACCGATAATCGTAACCGCACGGCGGCAGATTTGCGATCGGCGTTTACTAAGAATGGCGGGAATCTGGGGGAAACAGGTTGCGTTAGTTGGATGTTTGAACAAAAAGGGGTGGTGACGGTAGCGGGTGAGGTGTCCGAGGATCGGCTATTGGAAGCATCACTGGCTGGGGGGGCGGAAACTTATGAGTGGATTGAAGACGACGAGGAACCGGGGGTGGAAGTTGTTACCGAGGTAACCAATTTAGAACACCTGAATCAAACCTTACAGGATCAAGGCTTCAGCGTGTGCGATGCTGAGTTACGTTGGATACCGGGGAATAGTGTCGAAATTACTGATCCGGATGTAGCGCGATCGCTCCTAAAATTAATGGATGCCCTAGATGAGTTGGATGATGTGCAGAATGTCACCGCCAATTTTGAAATGGCAGATGATTTGGTGTCGTTGACGATGGCGTGA
- a CDS encoding tetratricopeptide repeat protein, whose protein sequence is MTTITIREQDSTDSGFTATLSFDGRVNYQITITDPFTLKQEQNLEWYFEEWLVFPQLGTVKAEQAKESVKGYGEQLFEQVFRTNIDAYSEYRQIRGNLSQLQIEIESQTPEFQALHWEALRDPDLPRPLAVDCLMLRKHTKPVPIGASMPPFPVINLLLVTARPDEERDVGYRTISRPLIEAIETAKLRVNVELLRPATYQALSKQLEEKGAGYYHIIHFDAHGSLMSYEQVQQGIEKKRYTFQARWGREDIDPYQGVKAFLFLEGESQGKADPVEASELADLLTGKGIPVCILNACQSGKERPNPPTSFPADELGEGKPNPPTPFPAREGGVRGESGGESSGVSGKESGGESKGKSIGKEGEKEDGETPNLPPSPRRGGAGGGVLDDARETSLGSRLMAAGMQMVVAMGYSVTVTAASLLMETVYKQVFAEKTIREALRLGRRELYNNKQRKAYYNQSIDLEDWLLPVVYTNQPVNLNLREFTPQEEEDYYAARQQQYQFTPPTYGFVGRDLEILKIEKALLRHPILLLRGMGGTGKTTLLLYLREWWQTTHFAEAIFYFGYDIKAWTLKQILLEIGKPVYERFEFSRFQAMNQAAQVQKLAEKLKTETHILILDNLESVTGKRLAIKHTLSKTKRQEIQDFLSRLVGGKTRVVLGSRSGEEWLQGTFGDNVYPLQGLDIQARSELAQKILERYLPAKAIPKIREDAAFIRLMKLLAGYPLAMEVVLANLKQQSPAEIVAGLERADIALDSGSEDKTESIVQCADYSHRNLSAAAQQLLLCLAPFTGFIDRRDMGNYVDELQQLAPFQDYPFEEFDGAIQEAINWGLLSNLSPSPSQSPQPPFERGANESLLRIQPVFPYFLRMKLNEEDADKREALREGFKRHYLTLAGAYQQWLESKQAQKRQQGICACQLEYENLYNALQICLEKQETVDIFFCLFQYFELINDIQSNLKLSEFVCQKQAAYPAQLRTGEIGLEIVMAQDRLASCYLKTQNYTQAKAAYQQVLELTQQLTGVEERQKQLWMASTYHNLGNVAVDLREYEQAKHYYQQALDIKIEFSDRYSQAGTYHQLGNVAVELREYEQAKHYYQQALDITIEFSDRYSQASTYHQLGNVAVDLREYEQAKHYYQQALDIKIEFSDRFSQARTYHNLGNVAQELREYEQAKHYYQQALDIKIEFSDRFSQARTYHQLGIVAQDLREYEQAKHYYQQALDIKIEFSDRFSQARTYHQLGIVAQDLREYEQAKLYYQQALDIFIEFRDRYNQAKTYHNLGLLAEAQENYAEARVNLQTALEIYLECQDDYWAGVTRENLERLPD, encoded by the coding sequence ATGACAACCATTACCATTCGTGAACAGGACTCAACTGATAGCGGATTTACGGCGACTCTCAGTTTTGATGGGCGGGTCAATTATCAGATTACGATTACTGATCCTTTCACACTAAAACAAGAACAGAATCTGGAATGGTATTTTGAGGAATGGTTGGTGTTTCCCCAATTGGGAACGGTGAAGGCGGAACAGGCGAAGGAATCGGTTAAGGGTTACGGGGAACAATTATTTGAGCAGGTATTTAGAACTAATATTGACGCCTATAGCGAGTATCGGCAGATCCGGGGGAATTTAAGTCAGCTACAAATTGAGATAGAAAGCCAGACGCCAGAGTTTCAAGCGCTGCATTGGGAAGCCCTGCGTGATCCAGATTTACCGCGTCCCCTGGCGGTGGATTGTCTGATGCTAAGGAAGCATACTAAACCGGTTCCCATTGGTGCCAGTATGCCACCGTTTCCGGTGATTAATTTACTCTTGGTGACAGCACGACCGGATGAGGAAAGGGATGTCGGATATCGTACCATTTCCCGTCCGTTAATTGAAGCGATTGAGACGGCAAAGTTACGGGTGAATGTGGAGTTATTGCGTCCGGCTACTTATCAAGCGTTATCGAAACAGTTAGAGGAGAAAGGGGCGGGATATTATCATATTATTCATTTTGACGCCCATGGCTCGTTGATGAGTTATGAGCAAGTGCAGCAGGGGATAGAAAAGAAGCGGTACACGTTTCAGGCGCGGTGGGGGCGAGAGGATATTGATCCATATCAAGGGGTGAAGGCGTTTCTGTTTTTGGAGGGGGAAAGTCAGGGAAAGGCTGATCCGGTGGAGGCGTCGGAGTTGGCGGATTTGTTGACAGGAAAGGGGATTCCCGTTTGTATTTTAAATGCTTGTCAATCGGGGAAGGAAAGACCTAACCCCCCAACCTCTTTTCCGGCTGATGAATTGGGGGAAGGAAAACCTAACCCCCCAACCCCCTTCCCTGCGAGGGAAGGGGGAGTAAGAGGAGAAAGCGGTGGAGAAAGTAGTGGAGTAAGCGGTAAAGAAAGCGGTGGAGAAAGTAAAGGAAAAAGTATAGGAAAAGAGGGAGAAAAAGAGGATGGAGAAACCCCAAACTTGCCCCCCTCTCCGCGTCGGGGAGGGGCTGGGGGAGGGGTTCTTGATGATGCCCGTGAAACCAGTTTAGGCAGTCGCCTGATGGCGGCGGGGATGCAGATGGTGGTGGCGATGGGCTATTCGGTAACGGTAACGGCGGCTTCGTTGTTAATGGAAACGGTTTATAAACAGGTATTTGCCGAAAAGACGATTCGGGAAGCTTTACGCCTGGGACGCCGCGAACTCTACAATAATAAACAACGTAAAGCCTATTATAACCAAAGCATCGATTTAGAAGACTGGCTTTTACCTGTGGTTTATACCAATCAACCCGTTAATCTGAATTTACGGGAATTTACGCCTCAGGAAGAAGAAGATTATTATGCGGCGCGTCAGCAGCAGTATCAGTTTACTCCACCGACTTATGGGTTTGTGGGGCGGGATTTGGAGATTCTCAAGATAGAAAAGGCGTTGCTGCGCCATCCTATTTTATTATTGCGGGGGATGGGCGGAACTGGGAAAACTACGCTACTGCTTTATTTACGGGAATGGTGGCAAACGACTCACTTTGCTGAAGCTATCTTTTATTTTGGCTATGACATAAAAGCCTGGACATTGAAGCAAATCCTGCTGGAGATTGGTAAGCCGGTTTATGAGAGGTTTGAGTTCAGCCGATTTCAGGCGATGAATCAGGCGGCGCAGGTGCAGAAATTAGCCGAGAAACTGAAAACCGAGACTCATATCCTGATATTGGATAATTTGGAATCGGTGACGGGGAAACGGTTGGCGATTAAACATACGTTATCCAAGACTAAGCGACAGGAAATCCAGGACTTTCTCAGCCGATTAGTCGGTGGGAAGACGCGGGTGGTGTTGGGTTCCCGCAGTGGCGAGGAGTGGTTACAAGGGACATTTGGCGATAATGTGTATCCGTTACAGGGATTAGATATCCAGGCGCGTTCAGAGTTGGCGCAAAAGATATTAGAACGGTATTTACCCGCAAAGGCGATTCCCAAGATACGGGAAGATGCAGCGTTTATCCGATTAATGAAACTCTTGGCGGGGTATCCTTTGGCGATGGAGGTGGTGTTGGCGAATCTGAAGCAGCAATCCCCGGCGGAGATTGTCGCGGGGTTGGAGAGGGCGGATATTGCCTTGGATTCGGGGAGTGAGGATAAGACGGAAAGTATTGTTCAATGTGCGGACTATTCCCATCGGAATTTGTCGGCGGCGGCGCAGCAATTGTTGTTGTGTTTAGCGCCGTTTACTGGGTTTATTGATCGCAGGGATATGGGGAATTATGTTGATGAGTTGCAGCAGTTAGCCCCGTTTCAGGATTATCCGTTTGAGGAGTTTGATGGGGCGATTCAAGAGGCGATTAATTGGGGGTTGTTGTCGAACCTCTCCCCCAGCCCCTCTCAATCCCCCCAACCCCCCTTTGAAAGGGGGGCTAATGAGAGTCTGTTGCGGATTCAGCCAGTTTTTCCTTATTTCTTGCGGATGAAGCTGAATGAAGAGGATGCAGACAAGCGGGAAGCGTTGCGGGAGGGGTTTAAACGTCACTATTTGACGTTGGCGGGTGCTTATCAGCAGTGGCTGGAATCGAAGCAGGCGCAAAAACGGCAACAGGGGATTTGCGCCTGTCAACTGGAGTATGAAAATCTCTACAATGCGCTGCAAATCTGTTTAGAGAAGCAGGAAACGGTGGATATCTTTTTCTGTTTGTTTCAATACTTTGAGCTAATTAATGATATCCAGAGTAATCTCAAACTCTCAGAATTTGTTTGTCAGAAACAAGCCGCATATCCGGCACAATTGCGAACGGGTGAAATTGGGCTGGAAATTGTCATGGCACAGGATCGGTTAGCCTCTTGTTACCTAAAAACCCAGAATTATACTCAAGCCAAAGCTGCTTATCAGCAGGTGCTGGAACTTACCCAACAGCTTACCGGGGTAGAGGAGAGACAGAAACAGCTTTGGATGGCTAGCACCTATCACAATTTAGGAAATGTTGCTGTAGATTTACGGGAGTATGAGCAGGCAAAGCACTACTATCAGCAGGCTCTGGATATTAAGATTGAATTTAGCGATCGCTACTCTCAAGCTGGCACCTATCACCAGTTAGGAAATGTTGCTGTAGAGTTACGGGAGTATGAGCAGGCAAAGCACTACTATCAGCAGGCTCTGGATATTACCATTGAATTTAGCGATCGCTATTCTCAAGCTAGCACCTATCACCAGTTAGGAAATGTTGCTGTAGATTTACGGGAGTATGAGCAGGCAAAGCACTACTATCAGCAGGCTCTGGATATTAAGATTGAATTTAGCGATCGCTTCTCTCAAGCTCGCACCTATCACAATTTAGGAAATGTTGCCCAAGAGTTACGGGAGTATGAGCAGGCAAAGCACTACTATCAGCAGGCTCTGGATATTAAGATTGAATTTAGCGATCGCTTCTCTCAAGCTCGCACCTATCACCAGTTAGGAATCGTTGCCCAAGACTTAAGGGAGTATGAGCAGGCAAAGCACTACTATCAGCAGGCTCTGGATATTAAGATTGAATTTAGCGATCGCTTCTCTCAAGCTCGCACCTATCACCAGTTAGGAATCGTTGCCCAAGACTTAAGGGAGTATGAGCAGGCAAAGCTATACTATCAGCAGGCTCTGGATATTTTTATTGAATTTCGCGATCGCTACAATCAAGCTAAAACCTATCACAATTTAGGATTACTGGCAGAAGCCCAGGAAAACTACGCCGAAGCGAGGGTGAATTTACAGACAGCCTTAGAGATATATCTAGAGTGTCAGGATGATTATTGGGCTGGTGTGACGCGAGAAAACTTAGAACGCCTCCCAGATTGA
- a CDS encoding type II toxin-antitoxin system RelE/ParE family toxin, translated as MVWEVEYTDEFEEWWITLDEATQISIDVAVRLLEERGPNLPFPYTSKVKLSRHSQMRELRVQHKGEPYRILYAFDPRRVAVLLLGGNKGGNDRWYDENIPKADLLYDELLQELSDEGLI; from the coding sequence ATGGTGTGGGAGGTTGAGTATACCGATGAATTTGAGGAATGGTGGATAACACTCGACGAAGCAACGCAAATTTCTATTGATGTTGCTGTTAGATTACTTGAAGAAAGGGGACCAAATCTCCCGTTTCCTTACACTTCAAAGGTGAAACTGTCTCGTCATTCCCAAATGAGAGAACTACGTGTACAGCACAAAGGGGAACCCTACCGCATACTTTATGCTTTTGATCCGCGTCGGGTTGCTGTACTACTTTTAGGGGGTAATAAAGGGGGAAATGATCGGTGGTATGACGAGAATATCCCCAAAGCCGATTTACTCTACGATGAACTTTTGCAGGAATTATCGGATGAGGGTTTGATATGA
- a CDS encoding XRE family transcriptional regulator, translated as MKRKPISELRKQMTPEQLAESQTRAQLASLSLTLAELRQSLGVTQQDMTEELGVIQSALSKLENQEDIQISTLYRYIKALGGTLQLVAHFPDRDVIISQFES; from the coding sequence ATGAAACGAAAGCCAATCAGTGAGTTAAGAAAACAAATGACGCCTGAACAACTAGCCGAGAGTCAAACTCGCGCTCAACTGGCGTCGTTGTCTCTGACTCTAGCCGAGTTACGTCAATCTCTCGGTGTTACCCAACAAGATATGACCGAGGAACTTGGTGTTATTCAGTCTGCTTTGTCTAAACTGGAAAATCAAGAGGACATTCAAATTTCTACTCTATACCGCTATATTAAGGCTCTGGGTGGAACGCTCCAACTGGTTGCCCATTTCCCGGATAGAGATGTGATTATTTCTCAGTTCGAGTCTTAG
- a CDS encoding UPF0175 family protein: MQISLEIPDDIGSRLTAKWHNLPQRSLEIMAAQAYKSGILTAGEVRRMLNLPSRLAVDEFLKREGAYLHYTEADLEQDLQAVAKVIQTNDHCL, encoded by the coding sequence ATGCAAATTAGCCTTGAAATACCTGATGATATCGGTAGTCGTTTGACAGCAAAATGGCACAATTTGCCCCAGCGCTCATTAGAAATTATGGCGGCTCAAGCTTATAAATCGGGTATCCTTACCGCAGGTGAAGTCCGACGAATGCTTAATTTACCTTCTCGTTTAGCCGTTGATGAATTTCTGAAACGAGAAGGAGCGTATCTACACTATACTGAGGCAGACCTAGAACAGGATCTTCAAGCCGTAGCCAAGGTTATCCAAACGAATGACCATTGTTTGTGA